The following proteins are encoded in a genomic region of Apis mellifera strain DH4 linkage group LG14, Amel_HAv3.1, whole genome shotgun sequence:
- the LOC107966062 gene encoding uncharacterized protein LOC107966062 has translation MIIQWRSMMDNLSDIYYLVRLIIRQVSIYLRDLILYKFFWIATNNENFDNSDSKLRSITLRNVTTDIVAFSVICIILFLLVILASKCEKDEVRNVFESAGIETITVEHPEDQFCVSNVTSSSTNCVHACGDSIFSRGRIQNRNYSDEDISRVRSSSKKRSAIPKKSIFGLNVAQPQNSQSTQTTDKIFYKNNQKWLIRRTRSGHIYGKYPI, from the exons ATGATTATTCAGTGGCGATCGATGATGGATAATTTGAGCGACATTTACTATCTCGTGCGGCTCATCATCCGCCAAGTTTCTATATACTTACGG gaTTTGATTTTGTACAAGTTCTTCTGGATAGCGACgaacaatgaaaatttcgaCAATTCGGATTCGAAACTTCGTAGTATAACATTAAGGAACGTTACCACGGATATCGTAGCCTTCTCCGTCATCTGCATTATCCTTTTTCTACTCGTAATCCTCGCGTCGAAGTGCGAGAAGGACGAAGTGCGAAACGTTTTCGAATCTGCGGGAATAGAAAC AATCACGGTGGAACATCCGGAAGATCAATTCTGCGTCTCGAACGTAACTTCCAGCTCGACAAATTGCGTTCACGCATGCGGTGATTCCATTTTCTCCCGTGGACGGATACAAAACAGGAATTACTCCGACGAAGATATATCCAGAGTTCGTTCGTCCAGCAAGAAAAGGAGCGCGATCCCGAAGAAATCGATTTTCGGCTTGAACGTGGCCCAACCGCAGAATTCTCAAAGCACCCAAACCACCGACAAAATATTCTACAAGAACAACCAAAAATGGTTGATAAGACGGACAAGGAGCGGCCATATCTACGGGAAATATCCAATATAG
- the LOC413068 gene encoding intraflagellar transport protein 46 homolog, producing the protein MDIRDSSDEEEIRNISSFTKFDESIDVQNAEEIQSPVIRRPSSSRRSRQYPINEARSSIEINSPREKYNFRRYSDNDNNFGKAMGIHSDPSDSEESDDDDIQGTINAQQIELYNPKDFEDLKVSTEVKELFQNIMRYTPQKIELNYKLIPFIPDYIPAVGDIDAFIKIPRPDGIEDKIGLIVLDEPCTNQSDPAVLHLQLRSHLRSAGVARQTVIKRIEDAEKNGKSIEKWIEDIDQLHRSKHPPAVHLTKPMPEIDSLLQQWPPEVEEKLNEAELDFTELDCELPELVDIVCNLLDIPSEEDSRLESLHTLFMLYLDVRNARAQKY; encoded by the exons ATGGATATTAGAGACAGCAGTGATGAGGAAGAGATACGTAATATTTCCTCGTTCACGAAATTTGACGAGAGTATCGATGTACAAAATGCCGAAGAGATACAGAGCCCAGTGATTCGTAGACCTTCCAGTTCGAGAAGATCCAGGCAATATCCGATTAACGAGGCCCGAAGTTCCATAGAGATAAATTCAcctcgtgaaaaatataattttcgaag ATATtccgataatgataataacttTGGGAAGGCCATGGGAATTCACAGTGATCCGTCAGACAGCGAGGAgagtgatgatgatgatatccaAGGAACGATAAACGCTCAACAGATTGAACTTTACAATCCTAAGGATTTCGAGGATTTAAAAGTCTCTACAGAggtgaaagaattatttcaaaatataatgag ATACACGCCACAAAAGATAGAGCTGAATTATAAGCTCATACCATTTATTCCCGATTATATACCAGCCGTGGGTGATATAGACGCCTTCATAAAAATCCCACGACCAGATGGTATAGAGGATAAAATCGGTTTAATAGTTTTGGACGAGCCCTGTACCAATCAATCCGACCCAGCTGTTCTTCATCTTCAATTGCGTAGCCATTTACGAAGCGCTGGTGTGGCAAGGCAAACAGTGattaaaagaatcgaagaCGCCGAGAAAAACgggaaatcgatcgagaagtGGATAGAGGATATAGATCAGCTTCACAGAAGCAAACATCCGCCCGCCGTTCATTTAACCAAGCCTATGCCAGAGATCGACTCGTTACTTCAACAATGGCCACCGGAAGTCGAAGAGAAGCTTAACGAAGCCGAATTGGACTTTACGGAGTTGGATTGCGAATTACCAGAACTCGTCGATATTGTTTGCAATCTTCTAGATATTCCATCCGAGGAAGATTCGAGATTAGAGTCGTTGCACACACTCTTCATGCTTTATTTGGATGTTCGAAATGCTAGGgctcaaaaatattaa
- the LOC413069 gene encoding H(+)/Cl(-) exchange transporter 7, translating into MMDTPTHINVSINDSIDDSVDNCANDCENDREKLLKPRNNFASYSNEDVNIRFRKDGNVSSQSIVDTVSNNLRRLNTEEILPGATNFLSSNYESLDYDPCENHLLQDEERKKGYKFVVKKNFARWFIFLLIGICTALIASFVNISIEELTKLKYGRLKFYMDQCVARNCLWLPYLLWLALNFAPVLIGAILVSYVEPVAAGSGIPQVKCYLNGIKIPRVVRIKTLAVKTIGVICTVVGGLAGGKEGPMIHSGAVIAAGISQGKSTTFNKDLKIFKYFREDHEKRDFVSGGAASGVSAAFGAPIGGVLFSIEEGTSFFNQSLTWRTFFASMITTFTLNIILSTYHRRPGDLSYPGLLNLGKFETIPYQIYEIPLFMLMGTIGGLLGACWNHLNYKITCFRLKYIKKKWLKVIEALIVAALSATIGFIMIYCLKDCKPLGQDPTKFPIQMYCNDGEYSAVAALWFQTPESSVRSLFHDPKGSHNDITLAIFVVLYFLLAVATFGLSMSSGLFIPSLLIGAAWGRLIGSGLSRLFPNCVVLNPGKYALLGAAAQLGGVVRMTISLTAILIEATQGISFGLPLIIVLIMAKWVGDFFNEGIYDIHTQMAGIPILPWEAPPLSNNIYASEIMSHPIVTLKTVENVGHIIELLKCVTFNGFPVVDPPSSDEIEIHSYGRFRGLILRSQLIVLLQNKIFNKNLDYWDRSLSIKIFRKEYPRYPTIDQVTVTEEEKTYTIDLRPFMNPSPYTVQHSATLPRTFRLFRALGLRHLPVINDTNEVIGIITRKDVARFRIWKHRGNMGLDELLITDKI; encoded by the exons atgatggATACTCCAACGCATATAAATGTATCAATAAACGACAGCATCGATGACAGTGTTGATAATTGTGCAAATGATTGTGAAAAtgatagagaaaaattattaaaaccaagaaataattttgcatcATACTCGAATGAAGATGTTAATATTAGATTTCGAaaagat GGTAATGTGTCATCACAAAGTATTGTGGACACAGTTTCTAATAATCTAAGAAGACTTAATACCGAAGAAATACTTCCTGGTGCTaccaattttttatcaagtaATTATGag agtttGGATTATGATCCCTGTGAGAATCATCTTCTTCaagatgaagaaagaaaaaaaggttaCAAGTTTGtagttaaaaagaattttgctagatggtttatttttttattaataggtATTTGTACAGCGCTTATAGCtagttttgtaaatatttctatagaaGAATTAACAAAGCTAAAGTATGgtcgtttgaaatttt ATATGGATCAATGTGTAGCAAGAAATTGTTTATGGTTACCATATTTATTATGGTTAGCTTTAAATTTTGCACCTGTTTTAATAGGTGCAATTTTAGTATCTTATGTGGAACCTGTTGCAGCAGGTAGTGGTATTCCTCAAgtgaaatgttatttaaatggaattaaaatacCTCGAGTTGTGCGTATTAAAACATTAGCAGTAAAAACTATAGGAGTAATTTGTACAGTAGTTGGAGGTTTAGCTGGtggaaaa gAAGGACCTATGATACATTCTGGAGCTGTGATAGCAGCAGGAATATCACAAGGAAAAAGTACTACATTTAACaaagatttaaagatatttaaatatttcagagaAGATCATGAAAAACGAGATTTTGTATCTGGAGGTGCAGCCTCTGGTGTATCTGCAGCATTTGGTGCACCAATTG gaGGAGTACTATTTAGTATCGAAGAAGGAActagtttttttaatcaaagtcTGACTTGGAGAACATTTTTTGCTAGTATGATCACAACATTTACGTTAAACATTATTCTTAGCACATATCATAGACGACCTGGTGACCTTTCTTATCCAGGCTTACtaaatcttggaaaatttGAGACAATACCCTATCAGATTTATGAAATTCCTCTGTTCATGCTAATGGGAACAATTGGTGGACTTTTGGGTGCTTGTtggaatcatttaaattataaaattacctgTTTCcgtttaaaatacataaaaaaaaaatggttgaAAGTAATAGAAGCTCTCATAGTTGCTGCATTAAGTGCAACAATAGGATTTATCATGATCTATTGTCTGAAAGATTGTAAACCATTAGGACAGGATCCTACCAAATTTCCCATTCAAATGTATTGCAATGATGGAGAATATAGTGCTGTAGCAGCTTTGTGGTTTCAAACACCAGAAAGTAGTGTACGATCTTTATTTCATGATCCTAAAg gCTCTCACAATGATATCACTTTAGCTATTTTTGTTgttctctattttcttctgGCTGTTGCTACTTTTGGTCTGTCCATGTCTAGTGGTTTGTTTATTCCATCCCTATTAATTGGCGCTGCTTGGGGTAGATTAATTGGATCAGGACTTTCAAGACTTTTTCCAAATTGC GTTGTTTTAAATCCTGGAAAATATGCTTTATTAGGTGCAGCTGCTCAATTAGGAGGAGTAGTTAGAATGACGATAAGTTTAACCGCGATATTAATAGAAGCTACTCAAGGAATATCTTTTGGCTTGCCACTTATAATAGTTCTTATAATGGCTAAATGGGTTGGGGACTTTTTCAATGAG GgaatttatgatattcataCACAAATGGCTGGAATTCCTATATTACCATGGGAAGCCCCgccattatcaaataatatttatgctaGTGAAATAATGAGTCATCCAATAGTAACACTAAAAACAGTAGAAAATGTAGGACATATAATAGAACTTCTGAAATGTGTAACATTTAATGGATTTCCCGTGGTTGATCCTCCTAGTAGTGATGAA attgAAATACATTCATATGGACGATTTCGAGGACTAATTTTACGCTCTCAATTAATAGTGTTAttgcaaaacaaaatttttaataaaaacctaGATTATTGGGACAGATcattaagtattaaaatattcagaaaagaATATCCTAGATATCCAACAATCGATCAAGTAACTGTAACTGAAGAAGAGAAAACTTATACGATAGATTTAAGGCCTTTCATGAATCCTTCTCCTTATACAGTACAGCat tctgCAACACTGCCACGAACATTTAGACTTTTTAGAGCTCTAGGTCTTCGACATTTACCAGTAATCAATGATACAAATGAG gtaatTGGGATTATTACAAGAAAGGATGTTGCCAGATTTAGGATATGGAAACATAGAGGAAATATGGGATTAGATGAACTTTTAATtactgataaaatttaa